A window of Paenibacillus sp. 19GGS1-52 contains these coding sequences:
- the prfB gene encoding peptide chain release factor 2 (programmed frameshift), producing the protein MIDPNVKHDLREIGKKLTNLRGSLDLDLKQEMIANFEEKMAAPGFWDDSDKAQGVIAEMNAVKLSVDQYEKLQQEYDDAEMMTELADDEGDEDLAAETGAAIRELMKRLDEFELQLLLNQPYDKLNAILELHPGAGGTESQDWGQMLLRMYTRWAEKHGFKVEVLDYLAGDEAGIKSVTLLIKGFNAYGYLKTEKGVHRLVRISPFDGSGRRHTSFVSCDVVPEILDDVEVEIRTEDLKIDTYRATGAGGQHINTTDSAVRITHLPSGIVVTCQNERSQIKNREQAMTMLRSKLYERKLQEQQAHLDEIRGEQSDIAWGSQIRSYVFHPYSMVKDHRTSVETGNVGAVMDGDLDAFIDGYLRSQIKTEAE; encoded by the exons ATGATAGATCCGAATGTAAAGCACGACCTGCGTGAAATAGGCAAGAAACTAACTAATCTTAGGGGGTCACTT GACTTAGACCTGAAGCAGGAGATGATTGCCAACTTCGAGGAGAAGATGGCGGCACCTGGTTTTTGGGATGATAGTGACAAGGCCCAGGGCGTAATTGCCGAGATGAATGCGGTGAAGCTATCCGTGGACCAATATGAGAAGCTGCAGCAAGAGTATGATGATGCCGAGATGATGACTGAGCTAGCGGATGACGAAGGTGACGAGGATCTGGCAGCCGAAACAGGTGCAGCGATCCGTGAACTGATGAAAAGACTGGATGAGTTCGAGCTACAACTGCTGTTAAATCAGCCTTACGATAAGCTTAATGCGATTCTAGAGTTGCATCCGGGTGCAGGAGGAACGGAATCTCAGGACTGGGGTCAAATGCTGCTGCGTATGTATACGCGTTGGGCAGAGAAGCATGGCTTTAAGGTTGAGGTTCTCGATTATCTTGCAGGTGATGAGGCCGGAATCAAGAGTGTAACTCTTCTTATCAAAGGCTTCAATGCTTACGGGTACCTGAAGACGGAAAAAGGTGTACACCGCTTAGTGCGTATTTCTCCATTTGATGGTTCTGGACGACGCCATACCTCATTTGTATCCTGTGATGTTGTGCCGGAAATTCTGGATGATGTAGAAGTGGAAATTCGGACGGAGGATTTGAAGATCGATACTTACCGTGCGACAGGAGCGGGCGGTCAGCATATCAATACAACCGACTCTGCGGTACGGATTACCCATCTTCCGTCAGGGATTGTTGTGACCTGCCAGAATGAACGCTCCCAGATTAAGAATAGGGAACAAGCAATGACGATGCTGCGCTCCAAGCTGTATGAACGTAAGCTGCAAGAGCAACAGGCGCATTTGGATGAGATTCGGGGCGAACAATCGGATATAGCCTGGGGCAGTCAGATTCGCTCCTATGTGTTCCATCCTTATAGTATGGTCAAAGATCACCGGACTTCCGTGGAAACAGGGAATGTAGGAGCGGTAATGGATGGCGATTTGGATGCATTTATCGATGGTTATTTGCGCAGCCAGATTAAGACAGAGGCAGAATAA
- a CDS encoding YitT family protein, with product MQKMNSRNKPPLIPLNGPLRHTADITLILIGSLITALAFNLFFLPNRIASGGVSGLSVLAEAWFGAEPAFTQWALNIPLFVLGILFLGKQYGIRSLLGSFVLPLFIFLTKDGPIPTTNPLLASIYGGIGVGLGLGLVFRGRGSTGGLTILAQIIQKISGLSFSMSVVLLDGTVITLAAFVLGMEQALYALIGLFVTGRVINALEVGFSSTKVAYIISDQTEEISQAILNDLDRGLTKLNAQGGYTGDDRTVLMVVVGQNEIARLKAIVRSVDPGAFVIITEAHEVLGEGFKREA from the coding sequence ATGCAAAAAATGAATTCGCGCAACAAGCCCCCGCTTATTCCCTTAAACGGACCGTTGCGTCATACCGCTGATATCACATTAATCCTGATTGGTTCGCTAATCACTGCACTTGCTTTTAATCTGTTTTTTCTGCCGAACCGTATTGCTTCAGGTGGTGTATCCGGTCTGTCGGTGTTGGCTGAGGCTTGGTTTGGAGCAGAACCGGCCTTTACCCAATGGGCGCTGAATATTCCTTTATTTGTGCTAGGGATACTGTTCCTTGGCAAACAATACGGAATTCGTTCTTTGCTGGGGAGTTTCGTGCTGCCATTGTTTATCTTTTTGACGAAAGACGGACCGATTCCAACGACCAATCCACTGCTCGCTTCTATTTATGGCGGAATTGGTGTGGGATTAGGACTTGGACTGGTATTCCGCGGGCGTGGCTCGACGGGCGGTCTGACGATTTTGGCGCAGATTATTCAAAAAATATCCGGTCTCAGCTTCTCCATGTCTGTAGTGCTGCTGGATGGAACGGTAATTACGCTGGCTGCTTTTGTACTAGGCATGGAACAGGCGCTGTATGCGCTAATCGGACTGTTCGTGACGGGCAGGGTCATTAATGCCTTGGAGGTTGGCTTCAGCAGTACAAAGGTTGCCTATATTATCTCGGATCAGACAGAGGAAATATCGCAGGCTATCTTGAATGATCTGGATCGTGGCTTAACGAAGCTGAACGCTCAAGGTGGCTATACGGGGGACGACCGTACGGTGCTGATGGTAGTGGTAGGCCAGAATGAGATTGCCAGACTTAAAGCGATTGTCCGATCGGTGGACCCGGGAGCATTCGTTATTATTACCGAGGCGCATGAAGTGCTGGGCGAAGGATTCAAAAGAGAAGCATAA